A DNA window from Zingiber officinale cultivar Zhangliang chromosome 3A, Zo_v1.1, whole genome shotgun sequence contains the following coding sequences:
- the LOC122050820 gene encoding uncharacterized protein LOC122050820: MKATGDVATAPDGSSAKEGVRSDEEASTISMSVAGVEVSTLSTGCTPEAAKRGDGSGRHLLRLVKGTSKEGYPEGSSTGIAGRRSIWSYELGASPPLDVWLAARSPTSVGISPLSPREPASTKRPRLGNETLDEPLPSNNLQYVSDPEIRIPILQHPIELQDEVSIESVKFLAMQGCAFRVHDESVVSKNRGNYLELVTLLGRMNPEIGSTLEKASKNAKYTSPKIQREILKTIADIVRDKIRAEIGEAKFCILIDEAIDESIAVSKKVHDVWRFFSTLTLAINFVGSSAKRHFQLKSIRKAEINDLIKLGEIDTGTESNQDCSLVRAGATRWSSHFNYVKRFIGLFGSVSILLQDLVNKGLNSNIRGEAKDKLCQTLQKNDIDILNAMNLVSTTRLNLQQIRDDRWEGFLWSLLKFYESNDVEVPNFDDCYTRVIDFQLMELNERFPEGTIELLTLSNVLSSVDGFKSFSFYYYDFNLEERGDLERELDHYKFDVPRHAQFQNLNSLHHLCQTVARTT; the protein is encoded by the exons ATGAAGGCCACAGGCGATGTGGCCACTGCACCTGATGGCAGCTCAGCCAAGGAAGGCGTCCGGTCAGACGAGGAAGCCTCCACAATTTCAATGAGCGTGGCCGGAGTTGAGGTTTCGACCCTCTCGACTGGTTGCACCCCCGAGGCAGCAAAACGCGGAGATGGCTCCGGTCGACACCTCTTGCGCCTGGTCAAAGGTACGTCGAAGGAGGGCTACCCCGAAGGTTCTTCAACAGGGATTGCAGGTCGTCGCTCCATCTGGAGCTATGAGCTCGGAGCATCTCCTCCGCTCGACGTATGGTTGGCCGCACGTTCGCCTACTTCTGTGGGCATCTCCCCGCTTAGCCCGAGAG AACCAGCGTCTACTAAAAGACCAAGACTTGGAAATGAGACTCTTGATGAACCACTTCCGAGTAACAATTTGCAATATGTTTCTGATCCTGAAATTCGCATCCCAATTTTACAACATCCCATTGAACTTCAAGATGAG GTGTCCATAGAAAGTGTGAAGTTTCTTGCAATGCAAGGTTGTGCTTTTAGGGTTCATGATGAATCAGTTGTCTCTAAAAATCGTGGAAATTATCTAGAATTGGTAACTTTGTTGGGAAGAATGAATCCAGAAATTGGTAGTACTTTAGAAAAAGCATCTAAAAATGCAAAGTACACATCACCAAAAATTCAaagagaaattttgaaaactattgctGATATTGTGAGGGATAAAATTCGTGCAGAAATTGGAGAAGCCAAGTTTTGTATCCTCATTGATGAAGCAATTGATGAGTCAA TTGCAGTTTCTAAAAAGGTGCATGATGTGTGGCGCTTCTTTTCAACATTAACTTTGGCTATTAATTTTGTTGGTTCATCTGCTAAACGTCATTTTCAATTGAAATCTATCCGAAAAGCTGAAATTAATGATTTGATAAAATTGGGAGAAATTGACACTGGTACTGAATCTAATCAAGATTGTTCTTTGGTACGAGCTGGAGCTACTCGTTGGAGTTCACATTTCAACTATGTTAAGAGATTCATTGGTTTGTTTGGTTCAGTGAGTATACTTCTTCAAGATCTTGTCAACAAAGGTCTCAATAGTAACATTCGAGGAGAGGCTAAAG ATAAGTTGTGTCAGACATTACAGAAGAATGACATAGATATTTTGAATGCTATGAATTTGGTTTCTACTACTAGATTAAATCTTCAACAGATCCGAGATGATAGATGGGAAGGATTTCTTTGGAGTCTGTTGAAGTTTTATGAAAGCAATGATGTTGAGGTGCCAAACTTTGATGATTGCTATACACGAG TAATCGATTTTCAGTTGATGGAATTGAATGAGAGATTTCCAGAGGGCACAATAGAACTTCTTACTCTCAGTAATGTTTTGAGTTCCGTTGATGGATTCAAATCATTTTCTTTTTACTACTATGATTTCAATCTAGAAGAAAGAGGAGATTTGGAGAGAGAATTAGATCATTATAAATTTGATGTACCGCGTCATGCGCAGTTTCAGAATCTTAATTCTTTGCATCATTTGTGTCAAACAGTGGCCAGAACGACATAG